The following proteins come from a genomic window of Meiothermus sp. Pnk-1:
- a CDS encoding phospholipase D family protein, with protein sequence MPLKAILATGDRLVGAGVRSFEPVIEELIGAARSEIQIAAYSFDPSFVRILENLVHIGRTGVGITIITRAISAQHSKVQTALKRLSEDQRVFEFPDSPTGCLHMKVLVVDRDNAIVGSANFTMGGLVSNHELGVWLTGPEAWQIGALLDRLIA encoded by the coding sequence ATGCCACTCAAAGCCATCCTCGCCACTGGTGACCGTCTTGTAGGCGCGGGAGTACGTTCCTTCGAGCCGGTCATTGAGGAACTGATCGGGGCCGCCAGGTCAGAGATTCAGATTGCCGCTTACAGTTTCGACCCGTCATTTGTGCGGATTCTGGAGAATCTTGTCCACATAGGAAGAACAGGTGTCGGGATAACCATCATAACCCGCGCAATCTCAGCTCAGCATTCAAAAGTGCAGACAGCCTTGAAGAGGCTGTCTGAAGATCAAAGGGTGTTCGAATTCCCTGACTCCCCCACTGGCTGCTTGCATATGAAGGTGCTGGTGGTTGACCGTGATAACGCCATAGTTGGCTCGGCCAACTTTACTATGGGTGGTCTCGTGTCGAATCACGAGCTGGGTGTGTGGCTGACAGGACCAGAAGCATGGCAGATTGGCGCCCTTCTTGATCGACTGATTGCTTGA
- a CDS encoding proline/glycine betaine ABC transporter permease, producing MFINISFAPVEAAFREFVRSYGFIFDAIKHVLLQGFLVPLENLLRSAPPWLVLLVVGLIAFHATRRWLPSLAFVLCLYLVGCFGLWDKLMSTTALMLVSTAMCVVIGIPIGILVARSNGLRAVTLPILDVMQTMPSFVYLIPMIFLWGVGQVSAIFAIVVYALPPLIRLTDLGIRQVDREVVEAATSFGTTPLQLLLNVQLPLARPSIMAGINQTVMMALAMVVLATLIGARGLGETVNQGIANLEIGTGLQGGVAIVLLAIVIDRITQAYGMDARQRRRLLYRGGGLPSLVRRAKPGEEA from the coding sequence ATGTTCATCAACATCAGTTTTGCCCCGGTGGAGGCAGCCTTTCGCGAGTTCGTCCGGAGCTATGGCTTCATCTTCGATGCCATCAAGCACGTTCTGTTGCAAGGGTTCTTGGTGCCGCTAGAGAACCTTCTGCGCAGCGCGCCGCCCTGGCTGGTATTGCTGGTGGTGGGCCTGATCGCTTTCCACGCTACCCGCCGTTGGCTGCCCAGCCTCGCATTCGTGCTGTGCTTGTATTTAGTGGGTTGCTTCGGGTTATGGGACAAACTGATGTCGACCACAGCCTTGATGCTGGTATCGACAGCCATGTGCGTGGTGATAGGGATCCCGATAGGAATCCTGGTTGCGCGCAGCAATGGGTTGCGGGCGGTTACATTGCCGATACTCGACGTGATGCAGACTATGCCCAGCTTCGTCTATCTAATCCCCATGATCTTCCTTTGGGGCGTGGGTCAGGTCTCGGCTATTTTCGCCATTGTGGTCTATGCCCTGCCGCCCCTGATCCGACTCACTGACCTGGGGATACGGCAGGTCGATCGCGAGGTGGTAGAGGCCGCCACCTCTTTTGGGACTACTCCGCTGCAGCTATTGCTCAACGTACAACTGCCGCTAGCTCGACCCAGCATTATGGCTGGCATCAACCAGACTGTGATGATGGCGCTGGCTATGGTGGTCTTGGCCACCTTGATTGGAGCGCGGGGCCTGGGCGAGACGGTCAACCAAGGAATCGCCAATCTCGAGATCGGCACCGGGTTGCAAGGAGGAGTAGCGATCGTATTGTTGGCGATCGTTATCGACCGTATCACCCAAGCCTACGGGATGGACGCCCGGCAGCGCCGCCGCCTGCTGTACCGGGGTGGGGGCCTACCCAGCCTGGTCCGGCGCGCCAAGCCTGGGGAAGAAGCATGA
- the drmA gene encoding DISARM system helicase DrmA: protein MPLRSELVSEVVCDLLGPRKGVRETLDESPLGEYITGVLQPADLTAQIRDLDTEAETPEEDSEAGEEDRDGDLDSVAPVFSPALDPKSRPSVLGLSFEVAGALPLKLSFCVTWARYFEINQGGRRNWSRRPRVWIADSVEVSNGLTLWLDESGRASSERQTTSELSLHLRLIREGEGVRIWLQLVNRIPPADKEVLSAAECIYQPSVRILLGERIRLMPMRSQGEAEEGRLEFLYRNRPAYARGHLCSAIWREIDPERPFGSPGRKTSFTWPDGELLDEHDRERFLAPDVRSEFIPMYALQAPSWEWEERYGRAPELDAAVLSRSCEVQHLVPMLEPLVHGYEKWIDECSARAVAFEGRDATAAQELLEEAKQVLHRMRRGLEVLRSDPDARLAFCFANRVMWQQASWKQPGGAGTLRWRPFQLGFMLSILESVVNPGSDDRTVCDLLWVPTGGGKTEAYLAMAAFTMAYRRRRALRQNSGGHSGAGTAVISRYTLKLLTLQQYRRALAMVTACEFLRVQGLERGQAGWRPEGCTDTSNFIWGTARFSIGLWVGGGLTPNRLNDFRDQRGAISILRGEYGQGEPAQVLNCPACDALLALPRRGLPAGKHRVHLVLRQSKDEVDQHLPHIHRMREASSLTCTSTALPSNHTVLTLDFTLTRSLTQAAFDAWWKNGPGRTLTLCPLSAARPGYFARTRRNIKSGGAEIPVDFEIWCPDPDCPLGRTLWCESAPADDSYFLKSTGIARKGLNGGYQHTRIGTVEVRLPHSGAGRLRRVIPPWQARGSTLAASRVPIPAQTVDEQLYAHPPSLLIATVDKFARLAFEPRAARLFGNVGYYHPWDGYTLDREECSAMADLGTACQPLDPPELILQDELHLLEGPLGSMVGLYEIAIDTLACNQGYPAKYISSSATVREAGSQIQAIFNRRLAVFPPRGLEVDDRFFLRTAEPHPLDESRPGQLFVGLAAPGTGPLKPLYRLWSILLQAAHVRSGDPDFDYFKTLAGYFNAVRELAGVRALTRQDIKLHLQTLADRRGESPRPFDEDGILELSSREDSTDLPAILERLSRSGSESPDALLATSMFGTGVDVSRLSLMVVHGQPKTTSSYIQAAGRVGRARAALVLTFLRASRPRDLSHYEFFCGYHRQIYRHVEPVTVMPFSPGALDLAVGPVMVALLINRRQTSARWKNNPGYIKSSDPLVRADISDPPRIIEARGQTQPELRRPLPGDAQLFAASELDRWRMIARSQDGLKYWEYSPYDPPRHPVVLGDPAHQGAGLPVVYENAPQSLREVEETISIDTGGDS from the coding sequence GCCCCGGTCTTTTCACCGGCTCTTGATCCGAAGAGCCGTCCCTCGGTGCTTGGCCTCTCTTTTGAGGTGGCGGGGGCCCTGCCCCTCAAACTGAGTTTCTGCGTGACCTGGGCACGTTACTTCGAAATCAACCAGGGCGGCCGTCGTAACTGGAGCCGCCGGCCCCGTGTCTGGATCGCCGATTCGGTTGAGGTGAGCAACGGGTTAACGCTGTGGCTGGATGAATCCGGCCGCGCAAGCTCGGAAAGGCAGACGACAAGCGAGCTTTCGCTTCACCTTCGCCTCATCCGGGAGGGTGAGGGGGTAAGGATATGGCTGCAGCTCGTCAATCGCATACCGCCGGCCGACAAAGAAGTGCTTTCGGCAGCAGAGTGCATCTATCAACCCTCAGTACGGATACTGCTGGGGGAACGTATCCGCCTCATGCCCATGCGTTCGCAGGGGGAAGCAGAGGAGGGCAGGCTCGAATTTCTCTATCGAAACCGTCCGGCCTATGCACGCGGCCACCTGTGCTCCGCTATCTGGCGTGAGATAGACCCCGAGCGACCCTTCGGCAGTCCAGGCAGGAAAACCAGTTTTACCTGGCCTGATGGCGAACTTCTCGATGAGCATGACCGTGAGCGATTCCTGGCTCCGGATGTTCGTTCCGAGTTCATACCGATGTATGCTCTGCAGGCTCCGAGCTGGGAATGGGAGGAAAGGTACGGGCGGGCTCCGGAACTCGACGCCGCTGTGCTCTCACGCTCGTGCGAAGTCCAGCATCTGGTACCCATGCTCGAGCCCCTGGTGCACGGTTATGAGAAGTGGATTGATGAGTGTTCTGCCCGGGCTGTGGCATTCGAGGGACGGGATGCAACAGCCGCCCAGGAGCTTCTCGAAGAGGCGAAGCAGGTGCTGCACAGGATGAGGCGCGGCCTCGAGGTGCTGCGCAGCGATCCGGATGCCCGCCTGGCCTTCTGCTTTGCCAACCGGGTGATGTGGCAGCAGGCTTCCTGGAAACAGCCGGGTGGGGCTGGCACTTTGCGCTGGCGACCCTTCCAGCTCGGGTTCATGCTCTCGATCCTGGAGTCGGTGGTGAACCCTGGATCCGACGACAGAACCGTCTGTGATCTGCTGTGGGTTCCCACCGGAGGCGGGAAGACCGAGGCATATCTTGCCATGGCTGCGTTCACCATGGCTTATAGAAGGCGGCGTGCCCTGCGCCAGAATAGTGGAGGCCATTCGGGTGCGGGTACAGCCGTAATCTCGCGATATACCCTCAAGCTGCTTACCCTCCAGCAGTACCGCCGCGCCCTGGCGATGGTTACGGCCTGCGAGTTCCTGCGCGTCCAGGGACTCGAGAGGGGGCAGGCAGGGTGGAGACCGGAGGGTTGCACGGACACCTCGAACTTCATCTGGGGAACAGCACGCTTTTCCATCGGACTGTGGGTCGGCGGAGGACTGACCCCCAATCGACTTAACGATTTCCGTGACCAGCGCGGAGCGATCAGCATTTTGCGCGGGGAGTATGGTCAGGGGGAGCCAGCCCAGGTGCTCAACTGCCCTGCATGCGACGCGCTGCTTGCCCTTCCCAGACGGGGTCTTCCCGCCGGTAAACATCGAGTCCACCTTGTCCTCAGGCAGTCAAAGGACGAGGTGGACCAGCATCTGCCGCATATCCACAGGATGCGCGAGGCCAGCAGCCTGACATGCACCTCTACCGCCTTACCCTCGAACCACACTGTCCTTACTCTGGATTTCACCCTGACACGATCCCTTACCCAGGCAGCGTTTGATGCCTGGTGGAAGAACGGCCCGGGGCGGACACTTACTCTCTGCCCTCTCAGCGCCGCACGACCCGGGTACTTTGCCAGGACACGGCGCAACATCAAGTCAGGAGGCGCGGAGATCCCGGTGGATTTTGAGATCTGGTGCCCTGACCCTGACTGCCCCCTGGGCAGGACACTCTGGTGCGAGAGCGCCCCGGCTGATGACTCATACTTTCTTAAGTCCACAGGAATTGCACGCAAAGGACTGAATGGGGGATATCAGCACACACGTATCGGAACAGTCGAGGTCAGGCTCCCCCATTCCGGCGCTGGCAGACTCCGCCGGGTCATCCCCCCGTGGCAGGCCCGGGGCTCAACCCTGGCTGCTTCACGTGTTCCCATTCCTGCTCAGACCGTCGATGAGCAGCTGTACGCTCACCCTCCGTCTTTACTCATTGCAACCGTGGATAAGTTCGCCCGCCTGGCCTTTGAGCCCCGTGCAGCGCGTCTGTTCGGAAACGTGGGTTATTACCACCCCTGGGATGGTTACACACTGGACCGCGAAGAGTGCTCGGCCATGGCTGACCTCGGCACAGCCTGTCAGCCCCTCGACCCACCAGAGCTCATTCTTCAGGATGAACTCCATCTGCTGGAGGGACCCCTGGGCAGTATGGTCGGGCTGTATGAGATCGCTATTGATACCCTTGCCTGCAATCAGGGCTATCCTGCGAAATACATATCCTCATCGGCGACGGTGCGAGAGGCGGGCAGCCAGATCCAGGCTATATTCAACCGCAGGCTGGCGGTCTTTCCGCCTCGCGGACTCGAGGTGGATGACCGTTTCTTCCTGCGCACTGCCGAACCCCACCCACTCGATGAATCGCGGCCAGGTCAGCTGTTCGTTGGCCTTGCCGCACCCGGCACCGGTCCGCTCAAGCCGCTCTACAGGTTATGGTCGATTCTGCTCCAGGCAGCTCATGTGCGCTCTGGCGACCCGGACTTCGACTACTTCAAAACGCTGGCAGGCTATTTCAATGCGGTACGGGAGCTCGCAGGCGTGCGTGCCCTCACCCGCCAGGATATCAAGCTGCATCTGCAGACCCTGGCGGACAGACGGGGAGAAAGTCCCCGACCGTTCGATGAGGATGGCATCCTTGAGCTTTCAAGCCGTGAAGATTCCACTGACCTGCCAGCGATTCTGGAGCGTCTGAGCAGAAGTGGTTCTGAGTCACCGGATGCCCTGCTGGCCACCTCCATGTTCGGAACGGGTGTGGATGTTTCACGGCTCTCCCTGATGGTGGTGCATGGACAGCCGAAGACAACATCCTCCTATATCCAGGCTGCCGGACGTGTTGGTCGCGCCCGTGCAGCCCTGGTGCTGACGTTTTTGCGAGCCAGTCGGCCTCGCGACCTGAGCCACTACGAATTTTTCTGTGGTTATCACCGACAGATCTATCGGCACGTTGAACCGGTGACCGTCATGCCCTTCTCTCCGGGGGCTCTGGATCTTGCGGTGGGGCCGGTTATGGTGGCGCTGCTGATCAACAGGCGCCAGACCAGCGCTCGCTGGAAAAACAACCCGGGGTACATAAAATCTTCCGATCCACTGGTTCGTGCTGACATCTCCGATCCCCCGCGAATTATCGAAGCGCGTGGACAGACCCAGCCAGAACTGCGGAGGCCGCTGCCGGGAGATGCGCAGTTATTTGCAGCTTCAGAACTCGATCGCTGGAGGATGATCGCCCGCAGCCAGGATGGATTGAAGTACTGGGAGTACTCGCCCTATGATCCACCCAGACATCCAGTGGTCCTTGGGGATCCTGCACACCAGGGAGCCGGACTGCCAGTGGTCTATGAAAATGCCCCGCAATCCCTCCGGGAAGTTGAGGAAACCATCAGCATTGATACGGGAGGAGACAGCTGA
- a CDS encoding glycine betaine/L-proline ABC transporter ATP-binding protein, translated as MNKVEVKGVYKIFGAREKEALRLAQQGLSKEEVLRRTGCTVGLQNVTLSIPAGQIFVIMGLSGSGKSTLVRHFNGLIRPSAGEILIDGQDITKLNARGLQELRRHKVSMVFQGFGLLPHKTALENAAFALITRGEKRETALAVGWEWLERVGLAGYEQKYPDELSGGMRQRVGLARALAANTDIVLMDEAFSALDPLIRSDMQEQLLQLQKDLHKTIIFITHDLDEALRLGNRIAILYHGQLVQVGSPQEILMSPANDYVRRFVEKRAINLAATPP; from the coding sequence ATGAACAAAGTCGAGGTCAAAGGCGTTTACAAGATCTTCGGAGCGCGGGAGAAGGAAGCGCTACGACTAGCCCAGCAGGGCTTAAGCAAGGAGGAGGTACTCCGGCGCACCGGGTGCACGGTAGGTCTTCAGAATGTGACCCTCTCCATTCCTGCGGGGCAGATCTTCGTGATTATGGGGCTTTCGGGATCAGGGAAGTCCACCCTGGTACGGCACTTCAATGGGCTGATTCGCCCCAGTGCAGGTGAGATTCTCATTGACGGGCAGGACATAACCAAACTCAACGCCCGGGGTTTGCAGGAGTTGCGACGGCACAAGGTCAGCATGGTCTTCCAGGGCTTCGGTCTACTGCCGCACAAGACTGCTCTGGAAAATGCCGCCTTCGCCCTCATCACCCGTGGCGAGAAGCGGGAGACTGCCCTGGCTGTGGGGTGGGAATGGCTTGAGCGAGTAGGCCTCGCAGGCTATGAACAAAAGTACCCCGACGAACTCTCGGGGGGGATGCGCCAACGGGTGGGGCTGGCCCGTGCTCTTGCCGCCAACACTGACATTGTGCTCATGGATGAGGCCTTCAGCGCACTGGATCCCCTTATCCGCAGCGATATGCAAGAGCAGCTATTGCAGCTACAAAAAGACCTGCACAAAACCATAATTTTTATCACCCACGACCTTGACGAAGCTTTGCGCCTTGGCAACCGCATCGCCATTCTCTACCATGGCCAGCTCGTGCAGGTGGGGAGTCCACAGGAGATTCTCATGAGCCCGGCCAACGACTATGTACGCCGCTTCGTAGAGAAGCGAGCTATCAACCTTGCGGCCACACCGCCCTAG
- a CDS encoding IclR family transcriptional regulator has product MPNQPLTPAIHVAVRILDVLADSSQPLTLSEISRRAEVPKASVYRALNSLCAERLVEMESGVYRLGPRVLEFSAAYSRQLDIVQIFQRVAVNIVQEIDETVQMAQLEGKEVIFIAKADCTKLIRPATFVGRRVPAHATAVGKVLLSELPESRFFQLYGEEQLPALTPYTITSRHELRKELLRVRERGYAATRQEGTRNLCCVSAPIRDGSGNAVAALSVCMATEEPEPERREQALRYLLWGAKEISARLGWSEPAQRVLGTVTSGGKL; this is encoded by the coding sequence ATGCCAAACCAGCCCTTGACACCTGCAATCCACGTAGCGGTTCGCATTCTGGATGTTCTGGCCGACTCGAGCCAGCCCCTCACCCTCTCTGAGATTAGCCGACGGGCTGAAGTACCCAAAGCTTCGGTCTATCGTGCGCTTAACTCTTTGTGTGCTGAGCGGCTGGTAGAGATGGAGAGTGGAGTGTACCGATTAGGGCCTAGAGTGCTCGAGTTCAGTGCAGCGTATTCTCGCCAGCTTGACATAGTACAGATCTTTCAGCGGGTGGCCGTTAATATTGTGCAGGAGATTGATGAGACTGTACAGATGGCCCAACTTGAGGGCAAAGAAGTAATCTTCATCGCCAAAGCTGACTGCACCAAACTGATTCGCCCGGCCACCTTTGTAGGGCGACGGGTTCCCGCTCACGCCACTGCAGTGGGGAAGGTTCTGCTCTCGGAATTGCCGGAATCTCGGTTCTTCCAGCTCTACGGTGAAGAGCAACTGCCTGCTCTAACGCCCTACACCATCACCTCCCGCCATGAACTTCGCAAGGAACTCTTACGGGTACGCGAACGGGGCTATGCCGCCACCCGGCAGGAGGGGACTCGCAATCTTTGTTGTGTGAGCGCGCCAATCCGAGACGGCTCGGGGAATGCTGTGGCTGCGTTGAGTGTGTGCATGGCCACCGAGGAGCCTGAACCCGAACGGCGTGAGCAGGCCCTGCGGTATCTGTTATGGGGTGCTAAGGAGATCTCTGCCCGGCTGGGCTGGAGCGAGCCCGCCCAAAGAGTCCTTGGAACAGTCACCAGTGGAGGAAAGCTATGA
- a CDS encoding tyrosine-type recombinase/integrase, with product MESATPLKLVEVRGKKTKANSELEAVIRETAKLWRKAHLDYDQSKYVVERVRRMLDLAPPAQRRRVVERLSPEAVSRLLEAAYRLNARRPVYGLMLKTLFYTGCRVSEFVFLRAQDLHLDGEAPHLYVHKAKKDSVRYVPILPALAQELRVHLAGRTRGYLFESNRHQRYSPRAIQKLIQAAAKEAGLERRVYPHLLRHSVAQILLDRGMPLEQLQKFLGHQDPKTTQIYAESSLASVGESYRRVFTKR from the coding sequence ATGGAGAGCGCAACCCCCCTCAAGCTGGTCGAAGTGCGCGGTAAGAAAACGAAAGCGAACTCTGAACTTGAAGCGGTGATCCGGGAGACCGCCAAGCTCTGGCGCAAGGCCCACCTGGACTATGACCAGAGCAAGTATGTGGTCGAGCGGGTGCGCCGGATGCTGGACCTCGCCCCGCCTGCGCAGCGCCGCCGGGTGGTGGAGCGGCTCTCCCCCGAAGCGGTGAGCCGTCTGCTGGAAGCGGCGTATCGCCTGAACGCCAGGAGGCCGGTCTACGGCCTGATGCTGAAGACGCTCTTCTACACCGGGTGCCGGGTCAGCGAGTTCGTCTTTCTCCGGGCCCAGGACCTCCACCTCGACGGGGAGGCCCCCCACCTCTACGTCCACAAGGCCAAAAAGGACTCAGTGCGCTACGTCCCGATCCTGCCCGCCCTGGCCCAGGAGCTTCGGGTCCACCTGGCGGGGCGTACCCGGGGCTACCTCTTCGAGTCCAACCGCCACCAGCGCTACTCCCCCCGGGCCATCCAGAAGCTCATCCAGGCCGCCGCGAAGGAGGCGGGCCTCGAGCGGCGGGTCTACCCGCACCTGCTCAGGCACTCGGTGGCGCAGATCCTCCTCGACCGGGGGATGCCCCTCGAGCAGCTCCAGAAGTTCCTGGGGCACCAGGACCCCAAGACCACCCAGATCTACGCCGAGAGTTCCTTGGCGAGCGTGGGGGAGAGCTACCGGCGGGTGTTCACGAAGAGGTGA
- the drmB gene encoding DUF1998 domain-containing protein: protein MPRYQEVRLSQLILQLGPGAIVETTGGPRLVPLAQHGLFPQGVDPDRFALDTPHLKTILGDRRVFRVPSNAMLGRPAHRPLYRTRAFPVWKLCVKHSILYPRACPDCEKSGEQSRRIEAIRFVMACPEGHLDEVNWNLLVHSKKPCTEEAAPEYFLWRNQGSSLSATLIRCPRCHQQISLGEAYNRPWPCSGRYPEREQLDSGPQRSGCSQRAWIIQRQATSLRIPELLTFITVPPLETRLHQLLGRPRVRESLESALAMLGRLNRSQQRLEDPAEQEFQQWLGSACPKGPGGLRDDEIEYIQQQDFGAIRSAVRDLLTHHPAPDMQRILLDEFRAFRVGAVQGVPPKVTTGPTGPKPVSLLEINPARVRVVPGARGSIRFRVAPVEKLHSVTVQIGYRRAVGPALEGIPGKFVPIDSSFEGQTWLPGYKAMGEGIFLTADGDGWHPPLRGASAGKWQEGFEEAGRLPDLAGIHPGNHGRNALHPVFVWWHTLSHLLVRALSVESGYSLASIRERIYLEVNEATGQACGGILLYTSGYGSDGTLGGLIALVPRFEHILASAISMGETCSADPLCREHHFILGKHSGAACYACSLISETSCEQRNLWLDRNVLLDNLP from the coding sequence ATGCCCAGATATCAGGAGGTACGCCTTTCACAGCTCATTCTGCAGCTCGGGCCCGGAGCCATTGTGGAAACCACAGGGGGCCCGCGGCTGGTGCCCCTTGCTCAGCACGGACTCTTCCCTCAAGGTGTGGACCCGGATAGATTTGCCCTGGACACGCCACATCTAAAGACCATTCTGGGTGACCGCCGTGTTTTTCGGGTGCCTTCAAATGCGATGCTGGGCCGTCCAGCGCACAGGCCCCTCTATCGAACCAGGGCTTTCCCGGTGTGGAAGCTCTGCGTGAAGCACTCCATTCTTTATCCCCGAGCCTGCCCTGATTGTGAGAAATCCGGTGAACAATCACGTCGCATCGAGGCCATCCGTTTCGTGATGGCCTGCCCTGAAGGACACCTTGATGAGGTGAACTGGAATCTCCTGGTCCATTCGAAGAAACCATGCACGGAGGAGGCTGCACCGGAGTACTTCCTGTGGCGCAACCAGGGAAGCAGCCTGAGCGCCACGCTGATCAGGTGCCCGCGCTGTCACCAGCAGATCAGCCTCGGGGAGGCGTACAACCGTCCTTGGCCGTGTTCAGGCCGCTATCCAGAGCGCGAGCAGCTCGATAGTGGTCCTCAGAGGAGTGGCTGCAGCCAGCGGGCCTGGATCATTCAGCGACAGGCCACAAGCCTTCGTATTCCAGAACTGCTCACCTTCATCACCGTACCGCCACTGGAGACCCGGCTGCACCAGCTCCTGGGCCGGCCGAGAGTGAGGGAAAGCCTGGAGAGCGCCCTCGCGATGCTGGGACGGCTGAATCGATCACAGCAGCGTTTAGAAGACCCTGCAGAACAGGAATTCCAGCAGTGGCTCGGAAGTGCCTGCCCGAAAGGGCCGGGTGGGCTGCGGGATGACGAAATTGAATACATACAGCAGCAGGACTTCGGGGCCATCAGGTCTGCCGTCCGCGATCTCCTCACCCATCATCCCGCTCCCGACATGCAACGAATACTTCTGGACGAGTTTCGCGCCTTTCGGGTCGGGGCTGTGCAGGGAGTGCCTCCGAAAGTGACGACAGGTCCGACAGGACCGAAGCCCGTATCACTGCTGGAAATCAATCCGGCACGGGTAAGGGTGGTTCCGGGCGCCCGGGGCAGCATACGGTTCAGGGTGGCTCCCGTCGAGAAGCTTCACTCGGTAACTGTTCAGATCGGATACAGGAGGGCTGTTGGTCCGGCTCTTGAAGGCATACCCGGGAAGTTCGTCCCCATCGATTCCAGCTTCGAAGGGCAGACCTGGCTTCCAGGGTATAAGGCAATGGGAGAGGGCATCTTCCTGACTGCTGACGGGGACGGATGGCACCCTCCTCTCCGGGGGGCCTCTGCAGGAAAATGGCAGGAGGGCTTTGAGGAAGCGGGGCGGTTACCTGACCTGGCCGGCATTCATCCGGGAAACCATGGACGCAACGCATTGCATCCGGTCTTCGTCTGGTGGCACACGCTTTCCCACCTGCTTGTGCGAGCATTATCGGTGGAATCTGGATACAGCCTTGCATCCATCCGTGAGCGTATCTACCTTGAGGTAAATGAGGCGACCGGTCAGGCATGCGGCGGCATCCTTCTATACACATCAGGATATGGTTCAGACGGAACTCTCGGTGGATTGATCGCCCTTGTACCCAGATTTGAGCATATTCTGGCCTCGGCAATATCAATGGGGGAAACCTGCTCAGCGGATCCGCTATGTCGTGAGCACCACTTCATTCTGGGTAAGCACTCCGGCGCTGCCTGTTATGCCTGCTCGCTCATCTCTGAAACAAGTTGCGAACAGCGGAATCTATGGCTGGATCGCAACGTTCTTCTTGATAACCTACCCTGA
- a CDS encoding ABC transporter substrate-binding protein, with product MKRAIQKALGVLATVVAIATLAQAQSTSAYCASGKPVKLAGITWESGQFTTEVVRYILEKGYGCKTEVVPGSTAVTETALVAGDIQIWGEQWEGVSAIVNKGIAEGKVRLVGDILDGGTVEGWYVPAYVVKGDPKRNIKPMAPDLKSVTDLIKYKSLFKDDERPNMGRFYNCPVGWACEKTNNQKLVAYGLDKDFVNFKPGNGAGLDAAIAGAYEKGQPILFYYWAPTGFMARYDFVRLEEPKYNEACYKTLIDEKNPKPCGSATPSTNLRFGVSNTLPANDAINALLTKVQFPLAFFNKVISEISDAKKPVAQVAREFLVEQQAMWTKWVPADVAAKVQASLK from the coding sequence ATGAAGAGAGCTATACAGAAAGCCCTAGGGGTATTGGCCACAGTGGTGGCAATTGCGACGCTGGCCCAAGCCCAGAGCACTTCGGCCTACTGTGCCTCAGGAAAGCCCGTGAAGCTTGCCGGGATTACCTGGGAAAGCGGCCAGTTTACCACCGAGGTAGTGCGCTACATCCTCGAAAAGGGCTATGGTTGCAAGACCGAGGTAGTGCCGGGCAGTACGGCGGTGACTGAGACGGCGTTGGTCGCGGGCGACATTCAGATTTGGGGCGAGCAGTGGGAGGGAGTCAGCGCGATCGTCAACAAGGGAATCGCCGAGGGCAAGGTACGCCTGGTGGGGGATATTCTCGATGGCGGTACGGTGGAAGGCTGGTACGTGCCTGCTTATGTGGTCAAAGGCGACCCTAAGCGTAACATCAAGCCAATGGCCCCTGACTTAAAGAGCGTGACAGATCTGATCAAGTACAAATCCCTCTTCAAGGACGATGAGCGCCCTAACATGGGCCGTTTCTACAACTGTCCGGTGGGTTGGGCCTGTGAAAAGACCAACAACCAGAAACTCGTCGCCTACGGTCTGGATAAGGATTTTGTCAACTTTAAGCCAGGCAACGGTGCAGGTCTCGACGCTGCCATAGCGGGTGCTTATGAGAAGGGTCAACCCATCCTTTTCTATTACTGGGCCCCTACTGGCTTCATGGCACGCTATGACTTTGTTCGCCTTGAAGAGCCAAAATACAATGAGGCCTGCTATAAGACCCTTATCGATGAGAAAAATCCCAAGCCCTGCGGCTCTGCCACCCCATCTACCAACCTCAGGTTTGGAGTCTCCAACACTCTGCCCGCGAACGACGCGATCAATGCGCTGCTCACGAAGGTGCAGTTCCCGTTAGCTTTCTTCAACAAGGTGATCTCCGAGATCAGCGACGCTAAAAAGCCGGTTGCTCAAGTAGCCAGAGAGTTTCTGGTAGAGCAGCAGGCTATGTGGACCAAGTGGGTTCCGGCAGATGTGGCAGCCAAGGTGCAGGCTAGCCTGAAATAG